The Funiculus sociatus GB2-C1 nucleotide sequence ATCTAAACGGGCTGAGCATGATTTCTATGACCAGATTTGGTTCTCTCGCATCCGTTCATTAACCTGTCACCCTTGATCTACCAAGCATCTACAAAGATGTGTCAGGCAGTCAGATTGTTGGGTCTTGCGCGATCGCTACTTTCGGACTCCTGACCAACAGTGCGGCGGTAATTATTGGGGCAATGATTATCGCCCCGTTAATGTTACCCATTCGCGGCTTAGCTTTTGGCGCATTAGAAGGCGATATTCTGCTGTTTCGCCAAGGGTTAAAATCAGTAATTGCGGGGACAGTTTTAGCGATTGTTTTAGCGTTTCTTCTCGGTTCCTTTGTCGGACTGCCAGAATTTGGCAGCGAAGTGCTGTCTCGCTCTAAACCGACTCTGCTAGACTTAGGAATTGCCGTATCTGCCGGGGGAATCAGCGGCTTTGCCAAAGTTCAGCCAAAAATTTCTGGTACTTTAGCTGGGACTGCGATCGCAGTCGCACTTATGCCCCCCGTTTGCGTCATTGGCTTAGGTCTTTCCCAAGCTAATTGGTCGCTGAGTTTCGGTGCAGCGCTGCTGTACATGACAAATTTGTTGGGCATTACCCTAGCTTGTATGCTGACATTTTTAGTGTCAGGCT carries:
- a CDS encoding DUF389 domain-containing protein, which translates into the protein MSGSQIVGSCAIATFGLLTNSAAVIIGAMIIAPLMLPIRGLAFGALEGDILLFRQGLKSVIAGTVLAIVLAFLLGSFVGLPEFGSEVLSRSKPTLLDLGIAVSAGGISGFAKVQPKISGTLAGTAIAVALMPPVCVIGLGLSQANWSLSFGAALLYMTNLLGITLACMLTFLVSGYTPLNRARKALTWTLVFTAILLVPLGISLVQLIRQARLEASLKQALLKETITFQRVDLIKTESNWLTNPPEVYLTVRAQEVLTPKQVLLLEEFVEQKMGQPFTLIFQVSQVKDVRREVPTSSP